In the genome of Pseudorca crassidens isolate mPseCra1 chromosome 12, mPseCra1.hap1, whole genome shotgun sequence, one region contains:
- the LOC137204088 gene encoding cytochrome b-c1 complex subunit 7, with translation MAGRPAVAASSKWLQGIRKWYYNAAGFNKLGLMRDDTIYENDDVKEAIRRLPENLYNDRVFRIKRALDLTVRQQILPKEQWTKYEEDKFYLEPHLKEVIRERKEREEWAKKKSCSLNLDAAIVKYFYEVG, from the coding sequence ATGGCGGGTAGGCCTGCCGTTGCAGCATCAAGCAAATGGCTGCAGGGTATTCGAAAATGGTATTACAATGCTGCCGGGTTCAATAAACTGGGCTTAATGCGAGATGATACAATATATGAGAATGACGATGTAAAAGAAGCCATAAGAAGGCTTCCTGAGAACCTTTATAATGACAGGGTGTTTCGCATTAAGAGAGCCCTGGACCTGACCGTGAGGCAGCAGATCTTGCCCAAAGAGCAGTGGACAAAATATGAGGAggataaattctaccttgaaccacaTCTGAAAGAGGTTATtcgggaaagaaaagagagagaagaatgggcaaaaaaaaaatcatgtagtcTAAATCTGGATGCAGCTATCGTAAAGTATTTTTATGAAGTTGGTTAA